The following coding sequences lie in one Brevibacterium marinum genomic window:
- a CDS encoding sensor histidine kinase: MPWPTSLTARIPRESRMFAVRWSASVVGILWGVLLCVPLILAAAFPPASSLRRRVLGWERSRQKRCFGILLGDDPRRRAFFVLNGGVAGLIAIPAVNLATGFLFVTLGSLIQGLFLGGSISIGFDAWTITQPTLFVGVLYGAANLIGVIVLAEVANWLTGRIDSSFTEVSRPNAPHTRITQLLITRHGVVMAIDEERRRIERDLHDGVQQNVVSLSVLIARAQRAKDPDKISGLLEDALDQSQDLIDEMREVAWRVYPTALDEHGLGTVLDRVADHCPIPVTLTAVPSRRVSQATESAAYFVVREAVTNVVKHANATGIRISVVDEDRALIAEVVDDGSGGADLSGGGLKGLTRRVGALDGTMTVESTEAIGTTVRAEIPYV; this comes from the coding sequence ATGCCCTGGCCGACATCGCTGACCGCGCGGATTCCTCGAGAATCCCGCATGTTCGCCGTCCGCTGGAGCGCCTCAGTCGTGGGAATCCTGTGGGGCGTGCTGCTGTGTGTGCCGCTCATCCTCGCCGCTGCCTTTCCTCCCGCGTCGAGCCTGCGCCGCAGAGTCCTCGGCTGGGAGCGATCTCGGCAGAAGAGGTGCTTCGGCATCCTGCTCGGCGACGATCCGCGGAGACGAGCCTTCTTCGTCCTCAACGGCGGGGTCGCGGGTCTCATCGCCATCCCCGCGGTCAATCTGGCCACGGGGTTCCTCTTCGTGACCCTCGGATCCCTCATCCAGGGCCTGTTCCTCGGCGGCAGCATCAGCATCGGCTTCGATGCCTGGACCATCACCCAGCCGACGTTGTTCGTCGGCGTGCTCTACGGTGCCGCGAACCTCATCGGAGTCATCGTCCTCGCCGAGGTGGCCAACTGGCTGACCGGCAGAATCGACTCCTCGTTCACTGAGGTCAGCCGCCCCAATGCGCCCCACACCCGAATCACCCAGCTCCTCATCACACGTCACGGAGTGGTCATGGCCATCGACGAGGAGAGACGTCGGATCGAACGCGACCTCCACGACGGGGTGCAGCAGAACGTCGTCTCCCTGTCCGTTCTCATCGCCCGTGCCCAGCGTGCGAAGGACCCGGACAAGATCAGCGGACTTCTCGAAGACGCCCTGGACCAATCACAGGACCTCATCGACGAGATGCGTGAAGTGGCGTGGCGGGTCTATCCCACGGCGCTGGACGAACACGGCTTGGGGACCGTCCTCGACCGGGTCGCCGACCACTGCCCGATTCCGGTCACACTCACCGCCGTCCCCTCTCGACGAGTTTCCCAAGCCACAGAATCGGCTGCCTACTTCGTCGTCAGGGAGGCGGTGACCAACGTCGTCAAGCATGCGAACGCCACAGGTATTCGCATCAGCGTCGTCGACGAAGACCGGGCGCTGATCGCCGAGGTGGTCGATGACGGTTCGGGCGGAGCCGACCTTTCCGGCGGTGGTCTGAAGGGACTGACCCGTCGGGTCGGAGCATTGGACGGAACCATGACAGTAGAGAGCACAGAAGCCATCGGAACCACTGTGAGAGCGGAGATCCCCTATGTCTGA
- a CDS encoding TetR family transcriptional regulator, with protein MSQTAFARMPAAKRQALVAAAAEEFASRSFEQASLNRIIASCRMSKSSFYHVIDSKESLLTLVVSHLRQDAARDWTPPEPDEFASDFWATAVRVFDDALRVWPRSRALGLLWRIVHANRADPGVSELAHAYETWISAVLENGRESGAIDQDCPADLQALAASTLLAVFDEWALRQTEAEPRTADFGASADHQFRLLRRLLQA; from the coding sequence GTGTCACAGACTGCATTCGCCCGAATGCCCGCCGCCAAACGCCAGGCCCTCGTCGCCGCCGCGGCCGAGGAGTTCGCGTCCCGATCCTTCGAACAGGCGTCTCTCAACCGCATCATCGCGAGCTGCCGGATGAGCAAGAGCTCCTTCTACCACGTCATCGACTCCAAGGAGTCCCTGTTGACACTCGTGGTCTCCCACCTGCGTCAGGACGCGGCTCGGGACTGGACACCACCGGAACCGGACGAATTCGCCTCGGACTTCTGGGCCACTGCGGTACGCGTGTTCGATGACGCGCTGCGGGTATGGCCGAGGAGTCGGGCACTGGGGCTGCTGTGGCGGATCGTTCATGCCAACCGGGCCGACCCCGGAGTCAGCGAGCTTGCACACGCCTACGAGACATGGATCTCAGCGGTGCTGGAGAACGGACGGGAATCGGGCGCGATCGATCAGGACTGCCCGGCCGATCTGCAGGCACTGGCGGCGTCGACCCTGCTGGCCGTCTTCGACGAATGGGCCCTTCGTCAGACCGAGGCCGAACCTCGCACTGCCGACTTCGGGGCCTCCGCCGACCATCAGTTCCGCCTGCTCAGGCGCCTTCTCCAGGCATGA
- the thiS gene encoding sulfur carrier protein ThiS: MTDTITITLNGEARELAHPTTARQLVSGIVDKEIGTDGTPVDGTRLGLAVAVDGEVVRRGRWAEFALAQGHSVDVVTAVQGG, encoded by the coding sequence GTGACCGACACGATCACCATCACGCTCAACGGCGAGGCCCGCGAACTCGCCCACCCCACGACCGCCCGGCAGCTCGTCTCCGGCATCGTCGACAAGGAGATCGGAACCGACGGCACCCCCGTCGACGGGACCCGTCTGGGCCTCGCCGTCGCCGTCGACGGCGAGGTCGTCAGGCGCGGACGGTGGGCCGAGTTCGCACTGGCCCAGGGACACAGCGTCGACGTCGTCACCGCCGTGCAGGGAGGCTGA
- a CDS encoding DedA family protein: MDLVLDILRTTIESPWVYLLVFVIAGFDSLIPVVPSETILIAAAAYAAAGIPNPVGLVLVAASGALVGDFAAHLVGRGGGSLVHRWTRSPRVRRMVERSEEIFARRGGAMLISGRFVPGGRTAATLASGILRYPRARFLAFDAAGCLTWALYSTGIGLLGGVIFDDQPLLAAALGVGIALVITGVAEITRNALARRRARAEGIDAAHRGRSNWTAWSVGVAS; this comes from the coding sequence ATGGACCTCGTTCTTGACATCCTCCGCACGACGATCGAATCCCCGTGGGTGTATCTCCTCGTCTTCGTCATCGCCGGCTTCGATTCCCTGATCCCGGTCGTCCCCTCCGAAACGATCCTCATCGCTGCCGCCGCCTATGCTGCCGCAGGCATCCCGAATCCGGTCGGGCTCGTTCTGGTGGCGGCATCGGGCGCGCTGGTCGGCGATTTCGCGGCGCACCTGGTGGGACGCGGAGGGGGTTCTCTGGTGCATCGGTGGACCCGGTCCCCGCGAGTACGGCGCATGGTTGAGCGTTCAGAGGAGATCTTCGCCCGCCGAGGTGGGGCGATGTTGATCAGCGGGCGCTTCGTTCCCGGTGGTCGCACGGCTGCAACCCTCGCCTCGGGGATCTTGAGGTATCCGCGCGCACGTTTCCTGGCCTTCGACGCTGCCGGATGCCTGACCTGGGCACTGTATTCGACGGGGATCGGTCTGCTCGGCGGTGTGATCTTCGACGATCAGCCATTGCTCGCAGCGGCTCTGGGCGTCGGCATCGCCCTCGTGATCACCGGTGTTGCTGAAATCACGCGCAACGCCCTGGCCAGGAGGAGGGCCCGGGCAGAGGGCATCGATGCGGCGCACCGAGGCCGTTCGAATTGGACAGCTTGGAGCGTCGGCGTGGCATCATGA
- a CDS encoding Fic family protein: MSNSSVPVPAAHSETRPWRQEFRGGTIDDRKFAEVTVSVPARIRVVDLHLPSEIAALSEAAIRAISRLDADHSRTLIPLSYLLLRSESIASSKIESEEAPIDDFVRALHGSKSNSSATAMAAATGALDLLTSGTISADSVSRAHRLLLEDDISEAHLAGRHRPMQNWIGGSDHSPRGALYVPPPPESVPELMDDLLAFAQRDDLPVIAQAAVAHSQFEAIHPFTDGNGRIGRALAAGILQSRGVTSGITIPIAAALVEVRGRYFAALNSYHAGDAEPVISLWSKSSMIAAEESQLTAHRLAFLPAEWAESLGHPRNNSAAARILSSLAADPVFTIEDLEDSLGLPSTSASRAVSALTEAGILRGLTSRKRNQIWGAGDVLAELEDLNLRIGARARSEL, from the coding sequence ATGTCGAACTCTTCCGTACCTGTACCCGCGGCGCACAGCGAGACCCGGCCGTGGCGTCAGGAGTTTCGCGGAGGCACGATCGACGATCGAAAGTTCGCCGAGGTGACGGTGTCCGTCCCCGCCCGGATCCGAGTCGTCGATCTCCACCTGCCCTCGGAGATCGCCGCACTGTCCGAAGCCGCGATCCGTGCGATCTCCCGTCTCGACGCCGATCACAGTCGAACCCTGATTCCACTGTCATACCTGCTGCTGCGCAGCGAGTCGATCGCGTCGTCGAAGATCGAATCGGAAGAGGCCCCGATCGATGACTTCGTCAGAGCCCTGCACGGGTCGAAATCCAACTCTTCGGCCACAGCGATGGCAGCCGCAACGGGCGCACTCGATCTGCTGACCTCGGGCACGATCAGCGCCGATTCCGTTTCGCGTGCCCATCGGCTGCTGCTCGAGGACGACATCAGCGAGGCCCATCTTGCCGGACGCCACCGGCCCATGCAGAACTGGATCGGCGGATCTGATCACTCGCCCCGCGGCGCGCTCTACGTTCCACCGCCCCCGGAGTCGGTTCCCGAACTCATGGATGATCTGTTGGCATTCGCTCAGCGCGATGACCTGCCCGTCATCGCGCAGGCCGCCGTCGCACATTCACAGTTCGAAGCGATCCACCCCTTCACCGATGGCAATGGGCGCATCGGGCGTGCTCTGGCGGCCGGAATCCTCCAGTCGAGAGGAGTCACGAGTGGAATCACGATTCCCATCGCGGCTGCCCTCGTCGAGGTTCGAGGCCGCTACTTCGCAGCACTGAACTCTTATCATGCGGGCGATGCCGAGCCCGTCATCTCGCTGTGGTCGAAGTCGTCGATGATCGCCGCGGAGGAGTCGCAGCTGACGGCGCATCGGCTGGCCTTCCTGCCGGCCGAGTGGGCCGAGAGTCTCGGCCACCCTCGGAACAACAGCGCCGCGGCCCGCATCCTCAGCTCTCTCGCAGCCGACCCCGTATTCACCATCGAGGATCTCGAGGACTCCTTGGGCCTGCCCAGCACCTCCGCGAGCAGAGCAGTCTCCGCGCTGACCGAAGCAGGCATCCTGCGCGGGCTGACCAGCCGGAAGCGCAATCAGATCTGGGGTGCTGGCGACGTCCTGGCTGAACTCGAGGATCTCAACCTGCGGATCGGGGCACGGGCTCGCTCCGAGCTCTGA
- a CDS encoding thiazole synthase, with translation MTWTINNVTLQSRLVMGTGGASSLSILDQALQASGTELTTVALRRYDGNAQDSVFALLQRLGIRILPNTAGCYTARDAVLTARLAREALETDWVKLEVIADEETLLPDPIELFKATEELVLDGFTVFAYTNDDPALAKRLEDAGVAAVMPAGAPIGSGLGILNPHNIETIVNRAQVPVILDAGIGTASDAALAMELGCTAVLLASAVTRAHDAGAMARAMSLAVESGHLAAHAGRIPKRPLALASSTFDGMVTPA, from the coding sequence ATGACCTGGACGATCAACAATGTGACCCTGCAATCCCGACTCGTCATGGGCACCGGAGGTGCCAGCTCACTGAGCATCCTCGACCAGGCGCTGCAGGCATCGGGCACCGAGCTGACGACGGTCGCTCTGCGCCGCTATGACGGCAATGCCCAGGATTCGGTGTTCGCGCTCCTGCAGCGCCTGGGCATCCGGATCCTGCCCAACACCGCCGGCTGCTACACGGCCCGCGATGCGGTGCTGACCGCTCGATTGGCTCGCGAGGCCCTCGAGACTGACTGGGTGAAGCTCGAGGTCATCGCCGATGAGGAGACCCTGCTGCCCGACCCGATCGAACTGTTCAAAGCGACGGAGGAGCTCGTCCTCGACGGGTTCACGGTCTTCGCCTACACGAACGACGATCCGGCCCTGGCCAAGCGGCTCGAAGATGCCGGAGTCGCGGCGGTCATGCCGGCAGGTGCACCGATCGGCAGCGGTCTGGGAATCCTCAACCCCCACAACATCGAGACGATCGTGAACCGGGCGCAGGTTCCGGTGATCCTCGACGCCGGCATCGGCACCGCCTCCGATGCGGCACTGGCAATGGAGCTCGGCTGCACGGCTGTGCTTCTGGCCTCGGCCGTCACCCGGGCCCATGATGCCGGAGCAATGGCTCGCGCCATGTCGCTGGCCGTCGAATCGGGACACCTCGCCGCCCACGCCGGACGGATTCCGAAGCGACCGCTGGCCCTGGCCTCCTCGACGTTCGACGGGATGGTGACCCCGGCATGA
- a CDS encoding histone deacetylase yields the protein MSQALVWYVSYGSNMFRDRLACYLQGGRPPGAFVTYPGARNPAPPVAEMGVELPGSIYFAGSSTVWGGGGMAFYDHHVPGPTPAKAYLITAEQFADVADQEMNRAPSSENPLETLASQLPVGSSHSVGPGGYETLLVLDRRDSIPMVTFTSAHGSDSVTHTVPGEPYLNMLRLGVDEVNSVSTVDAAVPISPAAATLQPAAAQV from the coding sequence ATGTCTCAAGCACTTGTGTGGTATGTCAGCTACGGTTCGAACATGTTTCGTGACAGGCTCGCCTGTTATCTGCAGGGCGGCCGTCCCCCGGGTGCCTTCGTCACCTATCCCGGCGCGAGGAATCCTGCGCCGCCCGTGGCGGAGATGGGCGTCGAGCTTCCCGGATCCATCTACTTCGCCGGCAGCTCGACAGTGTGGGGCGGTGGAGGAATGGCCTTCTACGACCATCATGTGCCGGGCCCGACACCTGCCAAGGCCTATCTCATCACTGCTGAGCAGTTCGCCGACGTCGCTGATCAGGAGATGAACCGGGCACCGTCATCCGAGAACCCGTTGGAGACGCTGGCCTCACAGCTGCCCGTCGGATCCTCCCACTCGGTGGGCCCCGGCGGCTATGAGACCCTGCTGGTCCTCGATCGCAGGGATTCGATCCCCATGGTCACGTTCACCTCGGCGCACGGATCGGATTCGGTCACCCACACTGTCCCGGGCGAGCCGTATCTGAATATGCTGCGGCTCGGCGTCGATGAGGTCAACTCGGTGTCGACGGTTGACGCCGCGGTGCCCATCAGCCCCGCCGCAGCCACTCTCCAGCCCGCAGCTGCACAAGTGTGA
- the thiO gene encoding glycine oxidase ThiO, whose protein sequence is MHAIVIGAGIIGLSTAWNLRRRGVRVSVVDPDPATGASHAAAGMLAPAAEVVWGQSPLYPLMRASADLYPDFAADLAAESGRDLGYSSAETFVCAGDRADLASLRELTELQRSAGFDVSLIAGSAARNLEPSLAPGVSGCVTIPGDHSIDPRRVTAALIDVLGVDIVRARVSRLLSGQGRTVGVELTDGTTISADQVIVAAGGACNEIAGVPTLPLREVWGEVIRLRAPESLAPLLTHTIRGLVNARPVYIVARPDGELVLGATIREDGNSGINAGGVHRLLRDAERIIPAILDCEITDITTRARPGSPDDVPIIGRTDPGCLVATGFFRHGILLAPLGSRLTADLACGSESSWAPAGTLAAVGPERFDAQRPPGCTQHAQRTEPIQQPAGSHP, encoded by the coding sequence GTGCACGCCATTGTCATCGGGGCAGGAATCATCGGCCTGTCCACTGCCTGGAATCTGCGCCGTCGCGGTGTCCGGGTCAGCGTCGTCGATCCTGATCCTGCCACGGGTGCCTCCCATGCGGCGGCTGGAATGCTGGCCCCGGCCGCCGAGGTGGTGTGGGGGCAGTCGCCTCTGTATCCGCTCATGCGCGCCTCGGCAGATCTCTACCCCGACTTCGCCGCCGACCTCGCCGCCGAATCCGGCCGCGATCTGGGGTACTCGAGCGCCGAGACGTTCGTCTGCGCCGGTGATCGTGCCGATCTCGCGTCGCTGCGTGAACTCACCGAGCTGCAGCGATCGGCCGGTTTCGATGTCTCCCTGATCGCCGGTTCCGCCGCTCGGAATCTCGAACCCTCCCTGGCCCCGGGGGTCAGCGGTTGTGTGACGATCCCCGGAGATCATTCGATCGATCCCCGTCGGGTGACCGCCGCTCTCATCGACGTGCTCGGCGTTGACATCGTCCGGGCTCGGGTGTCCCGTCTGCTCAGCGGGCAGGGCCGAACCGTCGGGGTCGAGCTCACCGACGGGACGACGATCAGTGCCGATCAGGTCATCGTCGCGGCAGGCGGTGCCTGCAATGAGATCGCAGGGGTGCCGACGCTGCCCCTGCGTGAGGTCTGGGGCGAAGTGATCAGGCTCCGCGCCCCAGAGTCCCTGGCTCCGCTGCTCACGCACACGATCCGTGGTCTGGTCAATGCTCGGCCCGTCTACATCGTGGCCCGGCCCGATGGTGAGCTCGTCCTCGGTGCCACGATCCGCGAGGACGGGAACTCGGGGATCAACGCCGGTGGGGTCCACCGGCTGCTGCGGGATGCCGAGCGCATCATTCCGGCCATCCTCGATTGCGAGATCACCGATATCACCACTCGCGCCCGACCCGGTTCACCCGATGACGTGCCGATCATCGGACGCACCGATCCCGGCTGCCTCGTGGCCACCGGCTTCTTCCGCCACGGCATCCTCCTCGCCCCTTTGGGGTCCCGTCTCACGGCCGATCTCGCGTGCGGCAGCGAATCATCCTGGGCGCCGGCCGGAACGCTCGCTGCGGTGGGGCCCGAACGCTTCGACGCACAGCGCCCGCCCGGCTGCACACAGCACGCCCAGCGCACCGAACCGATCCAGCAACCAGCAGGGAGTCATCCGTGA
- the thiE gene encoding thiamine phosphate synthase yields the protein MAADMTMDTAVRDETRATRLARLRDAALYVCTDARTDQGDLPEFLDAAYAGGVDIIQLRDKSLEARAEIEALEVLRDAAHRHGKLFSVNDRADVALLVGADVFHVGQGDLTSEQARAVVGPDVILGRSTHSIAQAKAAEADPEIDYFCLGPVWETPTKPGRPAIGPEPLTALALTGRKPWFAIGGIAAGRRLDEVKTAGAQRIVVVRAVTAAADPTAAAAELKNEL from the coding sequence ATGGCCGCAGATATGACAATGGACACCGCAGTTCGAGATGAGACCCGAGCCACCCGACTCGCCCGACTTCGCGATGCCGCACTGTATGTGTGCACCGATGCTCGCACCGATCAGGGCGATCTTCCCGAGTTCCTCGACGCCGCCTACGCCGGTGGCGTCGACATCATCCAACTGCGCGACAAGAGCCTCGAGGCCCGAGCCGAGATCGAAGCCCTCGAAGTGCTCAGGGACGCAGCCCACCGCCACGGCAAACTCTTCTCGGTCAACGACCGGGCCGACGTCGCCCTCCTCGTCGGAGCCGATGTCTTCCACGTCGGCCAGGGTGATCTCACGAGTGAGCAGGCACGGGCGGTGGTGGGCCCGGATGTGATCCTCGGCCGCTCGACCCACTCCATCGCACAGGCGAAGGCTGCCGAGGCAGACCCCGAGATCGACTATTTCTGCCTCGGTCCCGTGTGGGAGACCCCGACCAAACCCGGCCGCCCCGCCATCGGCCCCGAACCTCTGACCGCGCTCGCCCTCACCGGCAGAAAGCCCTGGTTCGCGATCGGCGGGATCGCCGCCGGGAGACGACTCGACGAGGTGAAAACTGCAGGCGCGCAGCGGATCGTCGTCGTGAGAGCGGTGACAGCCGCAGCCGATCCGACGGCTGCAGCCGCGGAACTCAAGAACGAATTGTGA
- a CDS encoding response regulator transcription factor gives MRVALADDSVLLREGVRSLLEDEGISVVASVDDGRQLLTEVAAKRPNLAIVDVRMPPTHTTEGLEAALAIKRRFPDIGVLVLSQYVLREYATELLSTETVGVGYLLKNRVTDIDRFLESVNRIAEGGTVIDPEVVRQLLSTSEQRNSLSTLTPRENEVLETMAEGLSNRGIAQRLYVSISSVEKAISTIFDKLGLHAGETTSRRVAAVLHYLDQS, from the coding sequence ATGAGAGTGGCTTTGGCCGACGACTCCGTGCTGCTGCGCGAGGGTGTCCGGAGCCTGCTCGAGGACGAGGGCATCTCCGTCGTCGCCTCGGTCGATGACGGACGGCAGCTGCTCACGGAGGTCGCCGCCAAGCGCCCGAATCTGGCGATCGTCGACGTGAGGATGCCGCCGACCCACACCACCGAAGGCCTCGAGGCCGCGCTGGCGATCAAACGGCGCTTTCCCGACATCGGGGTGCTCGTCCTCAGCCAATACGTTCTGCGCGAATACGCCACCGAGCTGCTGAGCACCGAAACCGTGGGAGTCGGCTACCTGCTCAAGAACCGGGTGACCGACATCGACCGCTTCCTCGAGTCCGTCAACCGCATCGCTGAGGGCGGGACCGTCATCGACCCGGAGGTCGTCAGACAGCTGCTGAGCACCTCCGAGCAGAGGAACTCGCTGTCGACTCTCACCCCCAGGGAGAACGAGGTGCTTGAAACCATGGCCGAGGGGCTGTCGAACCGCGGCATCGCCCAACGCCTCTATGTCTCCATCAGCTCGGTGGAGAAGGCCATCAGCACCATCTTCGACAAGCTCGGTCTGCACGCCGGGGAGACCACGAGTCGGCGCGTCGCTGCAGTGCTGCACTATCTGGACCAGTCCTGA
- a CDS encoding alpha-hydroxy acid oxidase, which produces MKRQLPDVRELAPLLQFGLPRLDRVAARLDSAADVWDLRRIAKRVTPKAPFDYVDGGALDEHTLRKNRQAFADVELLPRILHGVDAPNTSTTIAGQSVSLPFGIAPTGYTRMMQSEGEVGGVRAAAKADIPFSLSTMGTTSVEEVAQAAPNSTRWFQLYLWKDRERSLDLLQRAQASGYETLLVTVDTPIAGQRLRDNRNGLSIPPKLTLKTILDASYRPGWWFNFITTEPPRYASLSNTSQSLAEMTRSMFDPTLDLDDLKWIREQWKGRLFVKGVLTAEDADRSRSIGADGLVVSNHGGRQLDRAPDSLTALAEVRAAVGEDMELILDSGIMSGTDVVAALCAGADFVLVGRAYLYGLMAGGQRGVEKAIDLIRAEILTAMGLMGARNISDLGPRLTRGLPAAPGGQAEPSAASLMPGEGA; this is translated from the coding sequence ATGAAGCGGCAGCTGCCCGACGTCAGAGAACTTGCCCCACTGCTGCAATTCGGTCTGCCTCGTCTCGACAGGGTCGCCGCGCGGCTCGATTCCGCGGCCGATGTCTGGGATCTGCGCCGGATCGCCAAGCGCGTCACGCCCAAAGCTCCCTTCGACTACGTCGACGGCGGCGCGCTCGATGAGCACACGCTGCGCAAGAACCGACAGGCCTTCGCCGACGTCGAGCTCCTCCCACGGATCCTTCACGGGGTCGACGCCCCGAACACATCGACGACGATTGCAGGCCAGAGCGTCTCGCTCCCATTCGGCATCGCCCCGACCGGGTATACGCGGATGATGCAGTCCGAGGGCGAGGTCGGGGGAGTCCGGGCCGCGGCGAAGGCCGACATCCCCTTCTCACTGTCGACCATGGGCACGACGTCGGTCGAAGAGGTCGCACAGGCCGCTCCCAACTCCACCCGCTGGTTCCAGCTCTACCTGTGGAAGGACCGCGAGCGCAGCCTCGATCTGCTCCAGCGCGCTCAGGCCAGCGGCTACGAAACCCTGCTGGTCACCGTCGACACCCCGATCGCCGGTCAGCGGCTGCGTGACAACCGCAACGGTCTGTCGATCCCGCCGAAGCTGACTTTGAAGACGATCCTCGATGCCTCCTACCGGCCCGGCTGGTGGTTCAACTTCATCACCACCGAGCCCCCGCGCTACGCCTCGCTGTCGAACACCTCGCAGTCTCTGGCGGAGATGACCCGGTCGATGTTCGATCCGACGCTGGATCTCGATGACCTCAAGTGGATTCGCGAACAGTGGAAGGGCCGGCTCTTCGTCAAAGGGGTGCTCACCGCCGAGGATGCCGACCGGTCACGTTCGATCGGTGCCGACGGTCTCGTGGTGTCCAACCACGGGGGTCGCCAGCTCGACAGGGCTCCCGACTCGCTGACTGCGCTGGCCGAGGTGCGCGCGGCGGTCGGTGAGGACATGGAGCTCATCCTCGACTCCGGGATCATGTCCGGCACCGATGTCGTCGCCGCACTGTGCGCCGGCGCGGACTTCGTGCTCGTCGGCCGGGCCTACCTCTATGGGCTCATGGCCGGTGGGCAGCGTGGCGTGGAGAAGGCCATCGACCTGATTCGCGCAGAGATACTGACTGCCATGGGATTGATGGGTGCGCGGAACATCTCCGACCTCGGGCCACGGCTCACGAGGGGTCTGCCGGCTGCCCCCGGCGGGCAGGCTGAACCCTCGGCCGCGTCCCTCATGCCTGGAGAAGGCGCCTGA
- a CDS encoding FAD-dependent oxidoreductase, producing the protein MITWVPFEQQFDSAGSDDLRILVVGAGIAGISVAQLLRRQGRHPVLIERSRDPETMTDDDHAGYMLALMPMVDSVFDDLGVREDYREASVPIDRYALHSHTGKTLRSDRLGALLAEYGEYRGISRGELITVLSSAPCPVTFDTSLVALSGAGDGAESGPTRVQVATGVHSRARVPHEAEFDLVIIADGLGSHTRQLVPGGGSESSVDTAWGGWVAWAPADADTDQVDELWGDGFFLGAYPVKDRIGIFLGGPDSREPLGARRFAEEVRSKLATLTPRIDAALTAVSEADDPYFWALRDFRSSQWATGSTVLLGDAAAGFLPTAGIGAGMSMESARMLAASLETASRRQLPGALRGFETAQRPRVEQAQTTSRQLAEVMFHLPRFLVGLRGMLFCLVSVKTALGPIIDLLKHPARPDEVRSPEV; encoded by the coding sequence ATGATCACGTGGGTACCGTTCGAGCAGCAGTTCGATTCCGCCGGTTCCGACGACCTGCGCATCCTCGTCGTCGGGGCCGGCATCGCCGGAATCAGCGTCGCCCAGCTGCTGCGCCGGCAGGGCAGGCACCCCGTGCTCATCGAACGCTCGCGCGACCCGGAGACCATGACCGATGACGACCATGCCGGCTATATGCTCGCGCTCATGCCGATGGTCGACTCCGTCTTCGACGACCTGGGTGTGCGGGAGGACTACCGTGAGGCCAGCGTGCCCATCGACCGCTACGCCCTCCACTCCCACACCGGCAAGACGCTTCGCAGCGATCGCCTCGGCGCTCTCCTGGCCGAGTACGGGGAGTACAGGGGAATCTCCCGAGGAGAACTCATCACCGTGCTCTCGAGCGCACCGTGTCCCGTCACATTCGACACATCTCTCGTCGCTCTCAGCGGTGCCGGCGACGGCGCAGAATCCGGCCCGACGCGGGTGCAGGTGGCCACCGGCGTCCACAGCCGCGCACGAGTGCCTCACGAAGCCGAATTCGACCTCGTCATCATCGCCGACGGGCTCGGCTCCCACACCCGGCAGCTCGTGCCCGGCGGTGGGTCCGAAAGTTCCGTCGACACAGCCTGGGGCGGGTGGGTCGCCTGGGCGCCCGCCGATGCGGACACCGATCAGGTCGACGAACTCTGGGGCGACGGCTTCTTCCTCGGTGCCTACCCGGTCAAGGACCGGATCGGCATCTTCCTCGGCGGCCCCGACTCCAGGGAACCGCTCGGCGCCCGTCGCTTCGCCGAGGAGGTCCGCAGCAAACTCGCCACTCTGACACCGAGGATCGACGCCGCACTGACCGCCGTCTCCGAGGCGGACGATCCCTACTTCTGGGCGCTGCGAGACTTCCGCAGCTCCCAGTGGGCCACGGGCAGCACCGTCCTCCTCGGCGACGCCGCCGCAGGTTTCCTGCCCACGGCCGGCATCGGCGCCGGAATGTCGATGGAATCGGCTCGGATGCTCGCTGCCTCCCTGGAGACCGCCTCGCGCAGGCAGCTGCCCGGCGCACTGCGAGGCTTCGAGACGGCTCAGCGGCCCCGGGTTGAACAGGCTCAGACGACCTCGCGTCAGTTGGCGGAAGTCATGTTCCACTTGCCCAGGTTCCTAGTGGGCCTACGCGGAATGCTCTTTTGTCTGGTGAGCGTCAAAACGGCGCTGGGCCCGATCATCGACCTCCTCAAGCACCCTGCCAGGCCGGACGAGGTGCGCAGCCCCGAGGTCTGA